Proteins from a single region of Papaver somniferum cultivar HN1 unplaced genomic scaffold, ASM357369v1 unplaced-scaffold_70, whole genome shotgun sequence:
- the LOC113343991 gene encoding protein FAR1-RELATED SEQUENCE 5-like — protein MIFNSYEEAYDYYTEYGVHERFGVRIRSTNKTRAGYDQVTSAHFVCSREGKRKKDIVDRIDPKSISCSTVQCECKAEMRVLYSTNLGKWRVTKFLDVHNHKFVSPLKRIQLRLNRDMPDAAKNLTEVFNRENIRIAKVPSVFGGSIIGFDKRNCYNHLRTIRRYELEVGDTQSVLNFFQRKQRENPQFFYSVQVDEEGRAVNFFWVDARSCMAYEHFGDVVTFDTTYRTKKYQMPLAPFT, from the coding sequence ATGATTTTTAATTCATATGAGGAAGCTTATGACTATTATACAGAATATGGAGTACATGAAAGGTTTGGTGTGAGGATTCGATCAACAAATAAAACTCGTGCCGGGTACGATCAGGTAACATCAGCTCACTTCGTTTGTTCAAGAGAAGGTAAAAGGAAAAAGGATATTGTAGACAGGATAGACCCAAAATCCATTAGTTGTAGTACTGTCCAATGTGAGTGTAAGGCAGAGATGCGAGTTCTATATAGTACAAACCTGGGGAAGTGGAGAGTCACAAAATTTTTGGATGTGCATAACCATAAATTTGTCTCTCCTTTGAAAAGGATACAATTGCGGCTTAATCGAGACATGCCGGATGCAGCAAAGAATTTAACAGAGGTTTTCAATAGGGAAAATATTCGAATAGCAAAAGTTCCTTCAGTCTTTGGTGGGTCAATTATAGGTTTCGACAAAAGAAACTGTTATAATCATTTACGCACGATCAGGCGTTATGAGTTGGAAGTCGGAGATACTCAATCAGTTCTCAATTTTTTTCAGCGTAAGCAAAGAGAAAATCCTCAATTTTTCTACTCGGTTCAAGTTGATGAAGAAGGAAGAGCAGTTAATTTCTTTTGGGTAGATGCTAGATCGTGTATGGCTTATGAGCATTTCGGTGACGTGGTGACATTTGACACCACGTATAGGACAAAAAAGTATCAAATGCCACTTGCACCATTTACTTGA
- the LOC113343989 gene encoding protein FAR1-RELATED SEQUENCE 5-like, whose amino-acid sequence MNTTGRSEGENAFFKEFLSPKTNLREFVIRYDQALTKVTETEIEEDYVSEHKNRLINENNLILKHATSIYTRNIFEKFHEQLVESLRFRSQEIEVDGVFKIYLVRDKEGPAHFTMKLKPDTNEAYCTCTHFQFMGLPCKHVLRIFNRLEIEEIPPHFILKRWLKGANLFRIIDGTTTWDKYGCADALRLTHLWRISTQVWSNASKCDNLFKIALAGIETISTQLDQEQQKQNGSEDNNDKTVETSNNVEETVQLTNQGKLLNPITSQTMGRPIGNASKTGRIMSGIEIPPPKK is encoded by the coding sequence ATGAATACAACAGGCCGCAGTGAAGGAGAAAATGCATTCTTTAAGGAGTTTCTATCACCCAAAACCAACTTAAGGGAGTTTGTGATTAGGTATGATCAGGCATTGACAAAGGTTACTGAGACTGAAATTGAAGAAGATTATGTATCCGAGCACAAGAATCGTCTTATAAACGAGAACAACCTAATTTTGAAGCATGCAACATCCATCTACACACGTAATATCTTTGAAAAGTTTCATGAACAATTAGTTGAATCACTTCGTTTTAGATCCCAAGAGATAGAAGTTGATGGAGTTTTCAAAATATATTTAGTCAGAGATAAAGAAGGGCCTGCTCATTTTACCATGAAGCTGAAGCCAGACACAAATGAAGCGTACTGCACATGTACACATTTTCAGTTTATGGGATTACCTTGCAAACATGTTCTGCGAATTTTCAATAGGCTTGAAATCGAAGAGATCCCGCCACATTTCATCTTAAAACGTTGGCTGAAAGGCGCCAACTTGTTTAGAATAATTGATGGCACAACTACATGGGATAAATATGGGTGCGCTGATGCACTTAGGCTCACTCACTTATGGAGGATATCAACACAAGTGTGGTCTAATGCTTCGAAATGTGATAATCTTTTTAAGATAGCACTTGCAGGCATCGAAACAATATCTACCCAACTGGATCAAGAGCAACAGAAACAAAATGGAAGCGAggataacaatgataaaacagtggAAACTTCAAATAATGTCGAAGAAACAGTTCAGCTCACAAACCAAGGGAAACTTCTAAATCCTATAACTTCACAAACCATGGGAAGACCAATTGGAAATGCGAGTAAAACTGGTCGAATAATGAGCGGGATTGAAATACCGCCcccaaaaaaatga
- the LOC113343942 gene encoding kinesin-like protein KIN-4C: MESSVKVAVNVRPLNNEEVSKGRTDCVDFILGGPQVKIGTSSFTFDYVYGNKASTSSLSSIYGDCVAPLGDALFDGYNAAVLAYGQTGSGKTYTMGTNYNGDGSTSGIIPQVMNSIFSKIEEKKEAREFLIKVSFIEIYREQVYDLLKPKLSTYKRKRTGPAKAPLRIRESKGVFIIPDVTEPVVSTKQDMASFLSQGSSERFTGSTNMNSESSRSHAIFTISMEQRRSTCIPGDDPGDGILRAKLLLVDLAGSESADTSGTDGLRQKEGSKINRGLLALGKVISELGNKKKSKEGRHVSYNDSNLTRLLKDSLGGNSKTVMIACVSPADTNAKVMRSTLD, encoded by the exons ATGGAGAGTAGTGTAAAAGTTGCGGTGAATGTTAGACCTTTGAATAATGAAGAGGTCTCTAAAGGTCGTACAGATTGTGTTGATTTTATTCTCGGAGGGCCTCAG GTGAAAATTGGAACAAGTTCTTTTACATTCGATTATGTTTATGGAAATAAGGCTTCTACCTCGAGTTTGAGTTCGATTTATGGTGATTGTGTGGCTCCACTGGGTGATGCTCTCTTTGATGGCTATAATGCAGCAGTCCTGGCCTATGGACAG ACTGGATCAGGCAAGACGTATACCATGGGAACTAATTACAATGGAGATGGAAGTACCAGTGGTATTATCCCACAGGTGATGAATTCCATTTTTTCTAAGATCGAGGAGAAAAAAGAAGCCAGGGAATTTCTAATAAAAGTTTCTTTTATAGAG ATATACAGAGAACAAGTGTatgatttgttgaaaccaaaattGTCAACTTACAAACGCAAAAGGACTGGACCTGCAAAAGCGCCTCTGCGAATTCGAGAATCAAAAGGGGTGTTCATTATTCCTGATGTTACCGAGCCAGTAGTCAGTACAAAACAGGATATGGCATCATTTTTGTCCCAAGGTTCATCAGAACGTTTTACTGGAAGTACAAATATGAACAGTGAATCTAG TCGCTCACATGCCATCTTTACAATCTCAATGGAACAAAGGAGAAGCACGTGTATCCCTGGTGACGATCCTGGTGATGGTATCTTGAGAGCGAAGCTACTTTTGGTGGACCTTGCAGGTTCTGAATCTGCAGATACAAGTGGAACAGATGGGTTGCGCCAGAAAGAGG GCAGTAAAATTAATCGTGGACTACTGGCTCTTGGAAAGGTGATTAGTGAATTGGGAAATAAGAAAAAGAGCAAGGAAGGACGCCACGTTTCTTACAATGACAGCAACTTAACACGGTTATTGAAG GACTCTCTTGGTGGAAATAGCAAGACAGTGATGATTG CTTGTGTGAGTCCGGCTGATACAAATGCCAAAGTAATGCGGAGCACTTTGGACTAA
- the LOC113343944 gene encoding uncharacterized protein LOC113343944 produces MQRKDKISVLQARNDELELKLHHTQVEKDELELKLHHARVEKDELELKLHHAQVEKDELVHHAQVEKDKLLFQIELLRKGKSWVEIDVVHGDETGAFQGDETDDVQGDEIDDVQGDEIDDDSFRSDEIDDEIDDDRGGDETGAVHGDETGAVQGDETGDVQGAEIDDDSLRSSKRQKRSPLVEKIITKRGRGRPPKPKKRSSS; encoded by the coding sequence ATGCAGAGAAAGGACAAAATTTCGGTCCTCCAAGCAAGAAATGATGAATTAGAGCTCAAGCTCCATCATACTCAGGTTGAAAAAGATGAATTAGAGCTCAAGCTCCATCATGCTCGGGTTGAAAAAGATGAATTAGAGCTCAAGCTCCACCATGCTCAGGTTGAAAAAGATGAATTAGTCCATCATGCTCAGGTTGAAAAAGATAAGCTGCTTTTCCAAATTGAGTTGTTAAGAAAAGGAAAGTCGTGGGTTGAGATTGATGTTGTTCATGGTGATGAGACTGGTGCTTTTCAGGGTGATGAGACTGATGATGTTCAGGGCGATGAGATTGATGATGTTCAGGGCGATGAGATTGATGATGATAGCTTCAGAAGTGATGAGATTGATGATGAGATTGATGATGATAGAGGTGGTGATGAGACTGGTGCTGTTCATGGTGATGAGACTGGTGCTGTTCAGGGTGATGAGACTGGTGATGTTCAGGGTGCTGAGATTGATGATGATAGCTTGAGAAGTTCCAAGAGGCAGAAGAGATCCCCTCTTGTTGAGAAGATAATAACTAAAAGAGGTAGAGGTCGTCCTCCTAAGCCTAAGAAGAGGTCGTCCTCCTAA